Proteins encoded together in one Rhizobium bangladeshense window:
- a CDS encoding sulfite exporter TauE/SafE family protein: MPQDLSFYYAAVPAVLLVGLAKGGMGDALSLIGLPFLALVVSPLEAAAILLPILVFMDMISLVIWRRYGDWATLKIMLPGAILGIALGWATSALVPGNVLRVVIGAVTILFCLRYFWNNFGPSAGKTIPPRGQRPVAAGLWGTFSGYGSFVAHAGGAPFQIYALPLKLEPREYTGTSVRFFAILNAIKLIPYFALGQLDTQNLATSATLLPVAPLATLAGAWCVRRMKPQIFYPFMYAMALIAALLIMREGLGG, translated from the coding sequence ATGCCGCAGGACTTGTCATTCTACTACGCCGCCGTGCCCGCAGTTCTGCTAGTCGGACTTGCAAAAGGCGGCATGGGCGATGCTTTGTCGCTGATCGGCCTACCCTTTCTCGCCCTCGTGGTCTCGCCGCTCGAGGCGGCGGCGATCCTGCTGCCGATCCTGGTCTTCATGGACATGATCTCGCTTGTCATCTGGCGCAGGTACGGCGATTGGGCAACGCTGAAGATCATGCTGCCGGGTGCAATTTTGGGCATTGCCCTCGGCTGGGCGACTTCCGCGCTCGTACCCGGTAACGTGCTGCGTGTCGTCATCGGCGCGGTGACGATCCTCTTCTGTCTACGTTATTTCTGGAATAATTTCGGCCCCAGCGCCGGCAAGACGATCCCGCCGCGCGGCCAGCGGCCGGTGGCCGCCGGTCTCTGGGGAACGTTTTCCGGATATGGCAGCTTCGTCGCCCATGCCGGCGGCGCGCCGTTTCAGATCTATGCCCTGCCGCTCAAGCTGGAGCCGCGCGAATATACCGGCACCAGCGTGCGCTTCTTCGCGATCCTCAACGCCATCAAGCTGATCCCCTATTTCGCGCTCGGCCAGCTCGACACACAGAACCTTGCGACCTCCGCCACGCTCCTGCCTGTCGCGCCGCTCGCGACCCTTGCCGGCGCCTGGTGCGTGCGCCGCATGAAGCCTCAGATTTTCTACCCTTTCATGTATGCGATGGCACTGATCGCGGCCTTGCTGATCATGCGCGAGGGCCTTGGCGGGTAA
- a CDS encoding chemotaxis protein CheW, producing MRAAATVERFDNHWNYAEEVEVLTFDLNGETFALEAVIVQEILDLLPETAVPGSQPFVASVINFRGKVIPLADLRLAFGMEAAEATIDSRFIVIEIDLQGEPTLVGLRTDKVNEVTTLTKNASEAPPSVGMRWRADYINCLVKRGGEFIILPNLQAIFSSRHDAAGAVN from the coding sequence ATGAGAGCAGCAGCAACGGTCGAACGTTTCGACAATCATTGGAACTATGCCGAGGAGGTCGAGGTCCTGACCTTCGATCTCAACGGCGAGACCTTTGCGCTGGAGGCGGTCATCGTCCAGGAAATCCTGGACCTGCTTCCGGAGACCGCGGTGCCGGGCAGCCAGCCCTTCGTCGCCAGCGTCATCAACTTCCGCGGCAAGGTCATTCCGCTCGCCGACCTGCGTCTCGCCTTCGGGATGGAGGCGGCGGAGGCGACGATCGACAGCCGCTTCATCGTCATCGAGATCGACCTGCAGGGTGAGCCGACGCTCGTCGGTCTCAGAACCGACAAGGTGAACGAGGTGACGACGCTGACAAAAAACGCGAGCGAGGCGCCACCGAGCGTCGGCATGCGCTGGCGCGCCGACTACATCAACTGCCTGGTGAAGAGGGGTGGAGAGTTCATCATTCTCCCGAATCTGCAGGCGATTTTTTCATCGCGACATGACGCGGCGGGGGCCGTCAACTGA
- a CDS encoding tetratricopeptide repeat protein gives MPIPPARLLKYMLASMVALTAGGSNIALAQAPGSVIGQPGTAPASSFRTDRLTGEDVKPSDGVGVFDRMGAKLPDLPPEKDYKGPIDEAYGAFQRGYYLTAMDKALPRAQLGDPAAQTLIGEILSQGLGVKKDIKNAAFWYGKAAEGGDPAAMFKYALMLMEGHGVMRDKAKADDYMRKAAEAGNPSAEFNWAQILIADNPGEKGLKLALPFYEKSAEQGIADSQYAVAQIYATLKDLPEEKKQLAREWMARAARAGFDTAQLDLGIWLVNGVGGPKDYVKGFEWLKLAANGGNVVAQNKLAHLYINAIGTPPDPVEAAKWYVLSRRAGLADPALEDFYLGIEEGQQKAAIDAANRFRRR, from the coding sequence ATGCCGATCCCGCCCGCCCGCCTTTTGAAATATATGCTCGCCAGCATGGTCGCCCTCACCGCGGGCGGGTCTAATATCGCCCTGGCGCAGGCACCCGGCAGCGTCATCGGCCAGCCGGGCACTGCGCCGGCTTCAAGCTTCCGCACGGACCGGCTCACCGGCGAGGACGTGAAGCCCTCGGATGGCGTCGGCGTTTTCGACCGCATGGGCGCGAAGCTGCCCGACCTTCCGCCGGAGAAGGACTACAAAGGGCCGATCGACGAGGCTTACGGCGCCTTTCAGCGCGGCTACTACTTGACGGCAATGGACAAGGCCCTGCCGCGCGCCCAGCTCGGCGACCCTGCGGCGCAGACGCTTATCGGCGAAATCCTCTCGCAAGGCCTCGGCGTCAAGAAGGACATAAAGAATGCAGCCTTCTGGTACGGCAAGGCGGCCGAAGGCGGCGATCCTGCGGCGATGTTCAAATATGCGCTGATGCTGATGGAAGGCCACGGTGTGATGCGCGACAAGGCTAAGGCCGACGATTATATGCGCAAGGCTGCCGAGGCCGGCAATCCCTCAGCCGAATTCAACTGGGCCCAGATCCTCATCGCCGACAATCCGGGCGAAAAGGGGCTGAAGCTCGCGCTGCCGTTCTACGAGAAATCGGCCGAACAGGGCATTGCCGACTCGCAATATGCCGTGGCGCAGATCTATGCGACGCTGAAGGACCTGCCGGAGGAAAAGAAGCAGCTTGCCCGCGAATGGATGGCGCGTGCCGCGCGTGCCGGCTTCGATACGGCCCAGCTCGATCTCGGCATCTGGCTCGTCAACGGCGTCGGTGGGCCGAAGGACTACGTCAAGGGTTTCGAGTGGCTGAAACTTGCCGCCAATGGCGGCAATGTCGTCGCGCAGAACAAGCTCGCCCATCTCTATATCAACGCGATCGGCACGCCGCCGGATCCGGTCGAAGCGGCGAAGTGGTATGTGTTGTCGCGCCGTGCGGGACTCGCCGATCCGGCGCTCGAGGATTTCTATCTCGGCATTGAGGAGGGACAACAGAAGGCGGCGATCGACGCCGCCAACAGATTCCGGCGGCGGTAG
- the purE gene encoding 5-(carboxyamino)imidazole ribonucleotide mutase — MTDRPPVAIIMGSQSDWETMKNAADTLESLEIAYDARIISAHRTPDRLVNFAKGARAEGFKVIIAGAGGAAHLPGMAASMTPLPVFGVPVQSKALSGQDSLLSIVQMPAGIPVGTLAIGKAGAINAALLAAAVLALSDEEIADRLDEWRERQSVAVAEYPMDDL; from the coding sequence ATGACAGACAGACCACCCGTCGCCATCATCATGGGCAGCCAATCCGATTGGGAGACCATGAAGAACGCTGCCGACACGCTGGAATCGCTGGAGATTGCTTACGACGCGCGCATTATCTCGGCGCATCGCACGCCCGACCGGCTGGTCAACTTCGCCAAGGGTGCACGGGCTGAAGGGTTCAAGGTGATTATTGCCGGCGCCGGCGGCGCGGCCCACCTGCCGGGCATGGCCGCATCGATGACGCCGCTGCCGGTCTTCGGCGTGCCGGTCCAGTCTAAAGCTCTCTCCGGGCAGGACAGCCTTCTTTCCATCGTGCAGATGCCGGCCGGCATTCCGGTTGGGACGCTCGCTATCGGCAAGGCGGGCGCGATCAACGCCGCTCTTCTAGCCGCCGCCGTGCTTGCCCTTTCCGACGAAGAGATCGCCGACAGGCTGGACGAATGGCGCGAGCGCCAGAGTGTCGCCGTCGCCGAATACCCGATGGACGACCTATGA
- a CDS encoding chemotaxis protein CheA, which yields MSALDPVAVFRMEAAECLEAIEAGLLDLTHQLDNKDLVDAVFRGLHTLKGSGAMFGFEALAAFTHHCETAFDRVRKGEVAATSELVAAVLAAQDHMRALVEQPDADHGDTGHKLLAQLQAAVGGKTATPATAAAAVTAPVQNTSGKNSWRIRFSLPASSMANGTNPLGLLDELRDLGECTVRANTSAIPPLDALTPTELYVSWDVTLTSEQDRSAIDDVFIFVLDDMELSVDEIDGTVAIAAAPAEAGPARLAAASVSPAPVPAAAVPEFRPVEAVPVKREAPVAASQAKAAENVRVPAERLDELMDRVGELVIAQSRLSQLAGASTDIALRSVSEEIERLSGELRDTMMVLRMVPVATLFSRFRRLVHDLARETGKVIELVTEGETTEVDKTVIERLADPLVHLVRNSIDHGLETPDDRLAAGKTEAGTVTLSARQAGGEVIISIKDDGRGINRERVRAKAESSGLILPGQPLSDQELLQLIFAPGFSTAAAITNLSGRGVGMDVVKKTVEALRGAIDIVSVPGQGSEVSLRIPLTLAIIDGLLVRVGSGRYVIPLSAVEECLELSLEEDLRSRGRSFISLRDSLVPFLRLRDLFRTGTKPDVHQKVVVISTGTERVGLVVDQIIGDHQTVIKSMSKLHNDVATFSGATILGDGSVALILDVGHLVAAGQQQEAQLRVAG from the coding sequence ATGAGCGCCCTCGATCCCGTCGCCGTATTCCGCATGGAAGCTGCCGAATGCCTCGAAGCGATCGAGGCCGGACTTCTCGACCTCACGCACCAGCTCGACAATAAGGATCTCGTCGACGCGGTATTCCGTGGGCTTCACACGCTCAAGGGATCGGGCGCGATGTTCGGTTTCGAGGCGCTCGCCGCCTTCACCCATCATTGCGAAACCGCCTTCGACCGCGTCCGGAAGGGCGAGGTCGCGGCGACCAGCGAACTCGTCGCCGCCGTTCTCGCCGCCCAGGATCATATGCGTGCCCTCGTCGAACAGCCCGACGCCGATCACGGCGACACCGGGCATAAGCTGCTGGCGCAGCTGCAGGCTGCCGTCGGCGGCAAGACTGCGACGCCCGCCACGGCGGCAGCCGCTGTCACAGCGCCCGTGCAAAATACATCGGGGAAGAACAGCTGGCGCATCCGCTTCAGCCTGCCGGCCAGTTCAATGGCCAACGGTACCAATCCGCTGGGTTTGCTGGACGAGTTGCGTGATCTCGGCGAATGCACCGTGCGCGCCAATACTTCGGCCATTCCACCGCTCGACGCGCTCACTCCGACGGAACTCTACGTTTCCTGGGATGTGACGCTGACCAGCGAGCAGGACCGTTCGGCGATCGACGACGTCTTCATCTTCGTGCTCGACGACATGGAACTCAGCGTTGATGAGATCGACGGCACAGTGGCGATAGCAGCCGCTCCGGCTGAAGCAGGGCCGGCGCGCCTCGCTGCCGCCTCCGTATCGCCGGCGCCTGTGCCGGCTGCTGCCGTGCCGGAATTCCGTCCCGTGGAAGCGGTTCCCGTCAAGCGTGAGGCGCCCGTCGCCGCCAGCCAGGCGAAGGCTGCCGAGAACGTGCGGGTCCCGGCTGAGCGTCTGGACGAACTGATGGACCGCGTCGGTGAGCTCGTCATTGCGCAATCGCGCCTCAGCCAGCTCGCCGGCGCCAGCACCGACATTGCGTTGCGCTCCGTATCGGAAGAAATCGAACGTCTTTCCGGCGAATTGCGCGACACGATGATGGTGCTGCGCATGGTGCCGGTCGCGACCCTCTTCTCCCGCTTCCGTCGACTTGTCCACGACCTCGCACGTGAAACTGGGAAGGTGATCGAGCTGGTGACGGAGGGCGAGACGACCGAAGTCGACAAGACGGTGATCGAGCGCCTGGCCGATCCGCTGGTGCATCTGGTGCGCAACTCGATCGATCATGGTCTCGAGACACCTGACGACCGCCTTGCCGCCGGCAAGACCGAAGCCGGCACGGTGACGCTTTCGGCCCGCCAGGCCGGCGGGGAGGTGATCATCTCGATCAAGGACGATGGCCGCGGCATTAATCGTGAACGGGTTCGGGCCAAGGCGGAATCCTCCGGTCTCATTCTGCCCGGCCAGCCGCTTTCGGACCAAGAGTTGCTGCAGTTGATCTTCGCTCCCGGCTTTTCGACGGCTGCGGCGATCACCAATCTCTCCGGCCGGGGCGTCGGTATGGACGTCGTCAAGAAGACGGTCGAGGCGCTTCGCGGCGCGATTGATATCGTCAGCGTGCCGGGTCAGGGCTCGGAAGTATCGCTGCGCATCCCGCTGACGCTAGCCATCATCGACGGACTGCTGGTGCGTGTCGGCTCGGGCCGCTACGTCATTCCGCTCTCGGCGGTCGAGGAATGCCTCGAACTATCGCTCGAGGAAGATCTCCGCTCACGCGGCCGCAGCTTCATCTCGCTGCGTGACAGTCTGGTGCCGTTCCTGCGCCTGCGTGATCTATTCCGCACCGGCACTAAACCCGATGTGCACCAGAAGGTCGTGGTCATCTCGACCGGAACCGAGCGGGTTGGCCTCGTCGTCGACCAGATCATTGGCGATCACCAGACGGTCATCAAGTCGATGTCGAAACTCCACAATGACGTGGCGACTTTTTCGGGCGCCACCATTCTCGGCGACGGCAGCGTCGCCCTCATTCTCGACGTCGGGCATCTGGTTGCCGCGGGTCAGCAACAGGAGGCGCAATTGCGGGTAGCAGGATGA
- a CDS encoding thiamine phosphate synthase, with protein MTEPENRCRLVLIAPDIADADEQARIVADALKGGDVASVIVPQYGLDDGTFQKHAEKLVPVIQDAGAAALIAGDSRVAGRAKADGLHLAGNAQALSEAIDKHAPKLIVGGGNASDRHTALEIGEVRPDYIFFGKLDGDIKPEAHPKNLALGEWWASMIEIPCIVMGGTDPASALAVAETGAEFVAFRLAVFGEPARAPSIVAEINALLDEKAPRFED; from the coding sequence ATGACCGAACCCGAAAATCGCTGCCGCCTGGTCCTCATCGCCCCTGATATCGCCGACGCCGATGAGCAGGCAAGGATCGTCGCCGACGCGCTGAAGGGCGGCGATGTCGCCTCGGTGATCGTGCCACAATACGGGCTCGACGACGGCACTTTCCAGAAACACGCCGAGAAGCTGGTGCCGGTAATCCAGGATGCCGGAGCCGCCGCGCTGATTGCAGGCGATAGCCGCGTGGCGGGACGGGCAAAGGCCGATGGCCTGCATCTTGCGGGTAACGCGCAGGCGCTGTCGGAGGCGATCGACAAACACGCACCAAAGCTAATCGTCGGCGGCGGCAACGCGAGCGACCGGCACACGGCGCTGGAGATCGGCGAGGTCAGGCCGGATTATATCTTCTTCGGCAAACTCGACGGGGACATCAAGCCTGAGGCGCATCCCAAGAACCTCGCGCTCGGCGAATGGTGGGCCTCGATGATAGAGATCCCCTGCATTGTCATGGGCGGCACCGATCCGGCGTCGGCTCTTGCCGTCGCCGAGACCGGAGCAGAGTTCGTAGCGTTCCGGCTGGCGGTGTTCGGAGAGCCCGCTCGGGCGCCGTCCATCGTTGCCGAGATCAACGCTCTGCTTGACGAAAAAGCGCCACGGTTTGAGGATTGA
- a CDS encoding ArsR/SmtB family transcription factor, translating into MSNTDPFSAIADPNRRFLLEELRRAPRTVNELAEGLPISRPAVSQHLKALLDSNLVSVTSEGTKRIYAVNNRGFDKLNLWLDQFWA; encoded by the coding sequence ATGTCGAACACGGACCCTTTCTCTGCGATTGCCGATCCTAACCGGCGCTTTCTGCTGGAGGAATTGCGGCGCGCGCCGCGCACGGTCAACGAGCTTGCCGAGGGCCTGCCGATCAGCCGACCTGCTGTCTCGCAACATCTGAAGGCGCTGCTGGACAGCAACCTCGTCTCCGTAACCTCGGAAGGTACGAAACGCATCTATGCGGTCAACAACCGCGGCTTTGACAAGCTCAATCTATGGCTAGATCAGTTCTGGGCCTGA
- a CDS encoding response regulator: protein MSANILTVDDSASIRLTTKVTLTNAGFSVTEAVNGAEGLMAAKSGSFDLIVTDLNMPVMDGLTMIEELRKLPAQAGVPIIFLTTESDADLKARAKAAGATGWLTKPFDPENLVKIVKKVLGR from the coding sequence ATGAGTGCCAACATCCTGACCGTAGACGATTCCGCCAGCATCCGCCTGACCACCAAGGTCACGCTCACCAATGCCGGTTTTAGCGTTACCGAAGCGGTGAACGGGGCGGAAGGCCTCATGGCGGCCAAAAGCGGCAGCTTCGATTTGATCGTAACCGATCTCAACATGCCGGTTATGGACGGGCTGACGATGATCGAGGAACTGCGCAAGCTGCCAGCGCAGGCCGGTGTTCCGATTATCTTTCTAACGACGGAATCTGACGCCGATCTCAAGGCGCGTGCGAAGGCTGCAGGCGCGACTGGCTGGCTGACCAAGCCGTTCGACCCGGAAAATCTCGTGAAGATCGTGAAAAAGGTCTTAGGAAGATGA
- a CDS encoding methyl-accepting chemotaxis protein codes for MRLTIKTKLVTAFTFIILMLLGTAVYGIFSLGSLNDTIGNLLAGPAARLDLAQQINIAQLEAIRQQKNLLNARSADESAAAIDKGNQARKDFSDAFNQVLTLATEEGKARWARIAEFSKSFNAADDQIRDYLKVGNAEGANTVSITTARAAVNNIDSTLAEILALEKQRMKAADADADAQYATTRTTMIAVAAVALLIAAITAFWIASTISKGLSRANTVVREVSEGDLTKMADITSHDEIGELLGNVNIMIERLRGVVADAISAAENVSSGSQQLSASSEQVSQGASEQAASAEEASASMEEMAANIKQNADNAAQTEKIARQSAKDAEASGEAVTRAVDAMRTIAQKISIVQEIARQTDLLALNAAVEAARAGEHGKGFAVVASEVRKLAERSQSAAAEISSMSSDTVKAAADAGEMLGRLVPDIRKTAELVSEISAACREQDIGAAQINEAIQQLDKVTQQNAGASEQMSATSEELASQAEELQTSIAFFKVDTAGRAGSGAQKSPAKGPAKVVKAPTVARKPAQQAQSQGGRGQTVAAQQQRLKGFALDMSMGGPDASDDDFRESA; via the coding sequence ATGAGACTGACAATCAAGACGAAACTGGTGACGGCGTTCACCTTTATTATTCTCATGTTATTGGGCACTGCCGTTTATGGCATTTTCAGCCTCGGATCACTGAACGATACGATCGGCAATCTTCTTGCCGGCCCGGCGGCCCGCCTCGACCTTGCGCAGCAGATCAACATCGCGCAACTCGAAGCCATCCGCCAGCAGAAGAACCTGCTCAATGCCCGTAGCGCCGATGAATCGGCCGCGGCGATCGACAAGGGCAATCAGGCCCGCAAGGACTTCAGTGACGCCTTCAATCAGGTGCTGACGCTTGCGACGGAAGAAGGCAAGGCGCGCTGGGCTCGTATCGCCGAATTTTCGAAGTCCTTCAACGCAGCCGACGATCAAATCCGTGACTACCTGAAGGTGGGCAATGCTGAAGGTGCAAACACTGTCTCCATTACGACGGCGCGGGCTGCCGTCAACAATATCGACTCGACGCTCGCCGAGATCCTGGCGCTTGAAAAGCAGCGCATGAAGGCCGCCGACGCCGATGCCGACGCGCAGTATGCGACGACGCGCACGACGATGATCGCCGTCGCTGCCGTTGCACTGCTGATTGCCGCGATTACCGCCTTCTGGATCGCCAGCACGATCAGCAAAGGCCTCAGCCGCGCCAATACCGTGGTGCGTGAAGTGTCTGAAGGCGACCTGACGAAAATGGCCGATATCACCAGCCATGATGAAATCGGCGAACTCCTGGGCAACGTCAACATCATGATCGAACGCCTGCGCGGCGTGGTCGCCGACGCGATATCGGCCGCCGAAAACGTCTCGTCGGGCAGCCAGCAGCTCTCGGCAAGCTCCGAGCAGGTGTCGCAGGGCGCCTCGGAGCAGGCGGCTTCGGCCGAAGAGGCTTCCGCCTCGATGGAGGAGATGGCCGCCAACATCAAGCAGAATGCCGACAATGCCGCCCAGACGGAAAAGATAGCCCGTCAGTCGGCCAAGGATGCGGAAGCCAGCGGCGAGGCGGTGACGCGCGCGGTCGACGCCATGCGCACGATCGCGCAGAAGATCAGCATCGTCCAGGAAATCGCGCGTCAGACGGATCTGCTTGCCCTCAATGCCGCTGTGGAAGCGGCACGCGCCGGCGAGCACGGCAAGGGTTTTGCAGTGGTCGCATCGGAAGTGCGCAAGCTTGCCGAGCGCAGCCAGTCGGCCGCGGCCGAAATCAGCTCGATGTCCAGCGATACCGTCAAGGCCGCTGCCGATGCCGGCGAGATGCTCGGCCGCCTAGTGCCCGATATCCGCAAGACGGCGGAACTCGTTTCCGAGATCAGCGCCGCCTGCCGCGAACAGGATATCGGTGCGGCCCAGATCAACGAGGCGATCCAGCAACTCGACAAGGTCACGCAGCAGAACGCCGGCGCCTCCGAACAGATGTCTGCAACTTCCGAGGAGCTCGCCTCCCAGGCGGAAGAACTGCAGACGTCGATCGCCTTCTTCAAGGTCGATACGGCAGGCAGAGCGGGTTCCGGCGCCCAGAAGTCGCCGGCAAAAGGTCCGGCCAAGGTGGTCAAGGCTCCGACCGTTGCCCGCAAGCCTGCCCAGCAGGCCCAAAGCCAGGGCGGCCGTGGCCAGACGGTTGCGGCTCAGCAGCAGCGTCTCAAGGGCTTTGCTCTCGATATGTCGATGGGCGGTCCGGATGCCAGCGACGACGATTTTCGGGAAAGCGCGTAG
- a CDS encoding chemotaxis protein produces the protein MAHALVSSDAAAYASGREISQTLESARSQVEERFLEGGSVLLSVMDVLNRLLNSLESVAKALDDKEASDTSADLRATVESLTALPVIEENRQQALISLAQTGRELRKHVADMQETMRYLRTFAVTVKITGAGLAEFAGFAQEILERIYSGTDEVNRFAAHLDSLEKEVKLAASFGANVSKSYADTVPAVAGALRDDAAKITEHRKNLGVIAREVGAIARGVQSKVSATLSALQIGDITRQRIEHVQAIFSLLDDFLAGEDGARLDAGARQRLQNVVHHLTAAQISDMCVNFQRDSENVVKTIASFDHDMREILKLRDQMGTESGEAGGNFMRALEASVSAAHEIVKQVDTASRQADQVSHSTIGTAAKLSEAIANIRAVKTDIHYMALNTNLRCSRLGEEGKSINVVTAELRIFAGKLDESADAIVNGLPGLEAAAERVAPATDAAAGGLGESLTFAVGNIRSAANVMENELKVLAENGREVATKIGLLIGKLDFQHELGDVLARCADVLEGVAGTDVADISDLAEAIAPLDRKIFKLYTMVQERSIHRDIIPASEESIPAPAGIAKAEGDEDLFADALF, from the coding sequence GTGGCACACGCTCTGGTATCATCCGACGCTGCAGCCTACGCATCGGGGCGGGAGATCAGTCAGACCCTGGAATCCGCCCGCAGCCAAGTCGAGGAGCGCTTTCTCGAGGGCGGCTCGGTGCTGCTGTCAGTGATGGATGTCCTCAACCGCCTGCTGAATTCGCTCGAAAGTGTCGCCAAGGCACTCGACGACAAGGAGGCGAGCGATACCAGCGCCGATCTCCGCGCCACGGTGGAAAGCCTGACTGCATTGCCGGTCATCGAAGAAAACCGCCAGCAGGCGCTCATCTCGCTGGCACAAACCGGCAGGGAGCTGCGCAAGCATGTCGCCGACATGCAGGAGACGATGCGCTATCTCAGAACCTTTGCCGTGACCGTAAAGATCACCGGCGCCGGCCTTGCCGAATTCGCCGGCTTCGCTCAGGAGATCCTCGAACGGATCTATTCGGGCACCGACGAGGTCAATCGCTTCGCCGCCCATCTCGACAGTCTCGAGAAAGAGGTCAAACTCGCCGCCTCCTTCGGCGCCAACGTCTCTAAGAGCTACGCCGATACCGTTCCCGCGGTGGCCGGAGCCCTGCGCGATGATGCCGCCAAGATCACCGAACACCGCAAGAATCTCGGCGTCATCGCCCGAGAGGTTGGTGCTATTGCACGTGGTGTCCAGAGCAAGGTCAGCGCCACTCTATCGGCCCTCCAGATCGGTGATATCACCCGCCAGCGCATCGAGCATGTGCAGGCAATCTTTTCGCTGCTTGACGATTTCCTCGCCGGCGAAGATGGCGCCAGGCTCGACGCCGGCGCACGCCAGCGTCTCCAGAATGTTGTTCACCATCTGACCGCCGCGCAGATCAGCGACATGTGCGTCAATTTCCAGCGGGATTCGGAGAACGTCGTCAAGACGATCGCGAGTTTCGACCATGATATGCGGGAAATCCTCAAACTGCGCGATCAAATGGGGACGGAAAGCGGCGAAGCCGGCGGCAATTTCATGCGCGCGCTGGAAGCCAGCGTCTCTGCCGCCCACGAGATCGTCAAGCAGGTCGACACTGCAAGCCGCCAGGCCGATCAGGTAAGCCATTCGACGATCGGCACGGCCGCCAAGCTTTCCGAAGCCATCGCCAACATCCGCGCGGTCAAGACCGACATCCATTACATGGCTTTGAATACCAACCTGCGCTGCAGCCGGCTCGGCGAGGAAGGCAAGTCGATCAACGTGGTGACTGCCGAGCTGCGCATCTTCGCCGGCAAGCTCGACGAATCTGCCGACGCCATCGTCAATGGCCTGCCGGGGCTCGAAGCCGCAGCCGAGCGAGTGGCTCCGGCTACGGATGCGGCGGCCGGCGGACTGGGAGAGAGCCTGACGTTCGCCGTCGGCAATATCCGTTCCGCGGCCAACGTCATGGAAAACGAGCTGAAGGTACTCGCCGAGAACGGCCGCGAGGTCGCCACCAAGATTGGCCTGCTGATCGGCAAGCTGGACTTCCAGCATGAACTTGGCGATGTCCTTGCCCGCTGCGCCGATGTACTCGAAGGCGTCGCTGGCACCGATGTCGCCGATATCTCCGATCTCGCCGAGGCCATTGCACCGCTCGACCGTAAGATCTTCAAGCTCTACACGATGGTCCAGGAGCGCAGTATTCACCGCGATATCATCCCGGCAAGCGAGGAGAGCATTCCAGCTCCCGCCGGGATCGCCAAAGCGGAAGGTGACGAGGATCTTTTCGCCGACGCGCTGTTCTAG
- a CDS encoding STAS domain-containing protein codes for MDTQSQYCESINLPDMLSIRHVLELHSKLSAEFRSKDEIVVSISDGAEADLSFIQLVEAARRQAKSEGKTFRLSSPASGSVLKVLERGGFIESFDQEDLKFWLHKEVML; via the coding sequence TTGGATACTCAGAGTCAATATTGTGAATCTATAAATTTGCCGGACATGCTAAGCATCCGCCATGTGTTGGAATTGCATTCCAAGCTTAGCGCTGAATTTCGTAGTAAAGACGAAATTGTCGTCAGCATCTCTGATGGCGCTGAAGCTGATCTCAGTTTCATCCAACTTGTGGAGGCGGCCCGCCGCCAAGCAAAATCTGAGGGAAAGACGTTCAGGCTTTCTTCCCCCGCCAGCGGCTCTGTTCTGAAGGTACTTGAGCGCGGCGGCTTTATCGAATCCTTCGATCAGGAAGACTTAAAGTTCTGGTTGCATAAAGAGGTGATGTTATGA
- a CDS encoding YdcH family protein, with product MTVEAHLESLQKKHVALEEELHALRTAPSISDTEIAECKRRKLRIKDEIQRLKSSVH from the coding sequence ATGACAGTTGAAGCTCATCTTGAATCACTCCAGAAAAAGCATGTTGCTCTCGAGGAGGAGTTGCATGCACTTAGAACAGCTCCCTCTATCTCCGATACAGAAATTGCCGAATGCAAGCGCCGCAAGCTGCGCATCAAGGACGAGATTCAGCGTCTCAAGTCATCCGTCCATTGA
- a CDS encoding YdcH family protein, with product MADQEQAEIRLMVARLRQEHEDFDAAINAMIETGCDALRIQRMKKKKLVIKDKLSKLEDQIVPDIIA from the coding sequence ATGGCCGATCAGGAACAGGCGGAAATCAGGCTCATGGTGGCGCGCCTGCGCCAGGAGCACGAGGATTTCGATGCCGCGATCAATGCCATGATTGAGACCGGGTGCGACGCTCTGCGAATCCAGCGCATGAAAAAGAAGAAGCTCGTCATCAAGGACAAGCTCTCCAAGCTGGAAGATCAGATCGTTCCCGACATCATTGCCTGA